attaatcCAAAGACCAAACTCAAAATTTGTTTATTCATATTATCATTTAAAATCTTGATTGAGAAAACATAAAATTTCTACACCATGAATGATTGAAACTCTAGAGTTTCTAATCGCTATTTTCAACCAACTTTGaatatcaaaaagaaaaattatcgtTATTTTTTACAATCAATCAAAAGTGATCAGTCACACCAACCATCAATAAAAGTgatcaaaatattttctttgggATGTGTATTTGTTTTGGAGCTATTGCGAAAGTGTGTTCGACATGttgaaaaaaatagttaaaatgaaTGTTTAAAGTGatcatttttatgtttaatttgatatattatatctTATAAGTTTAAAATGGATAATGATTGAATAAGAAGTTAATGTACCAATTGAGTTCGGAAGTCACACATTGAAAAGAGTTTACAACCTTTTACAATACAACtttttaaagaatttgaattttgtaacATATAAACTTACTTTCGTGTGGACAGGGAATACATATAATGTATCGATTCTTGAGGCAGCATCACACATCATAATTAATATGCCTCCTTTTAAGGGTATATGTAACATTAAATTTAGATTAGTcctaaaattaagaaaaataaaataaaataaatgtatataaacaTAAGAATAAGAAGTTAAAAAAGAAGAGAGTGCATCATCCATCTTGGTTTATGATACCAAATGTTGGCATCTTCTTCTTGATACAACAATAGGTCCATAAATGCCAGTAAAAATGCAAACAGATAATACAGTACGTAGTAAAAGTACAAACATGCAATAATGTCTTTGAGTTGAACTCCTTTACAAGAAGCAAATTTATTCCTAATATTTTCACTTCATTATTTAACCACACAAATTGGTGATATGATGAGGATTCATTTGAATGGGAAAGATGCCTATGCCTTGGTGACATCCTTGTTGGATCTGTTGTATTTCATGTGGCTATTCACCAGCTGCCCAGCTGCAATGGCAGACATAAGGGAAAGCTCCCCGGCAAGAACTGCGCCCGCCACCACGGTTGCCAACAGCCTTGCATTCGACCCGGGGGCGTCCCTGTTAGCGCCCTTGACTCCTAGTAGGTTCAAGCAGGCGGCCTGGGAGGCGAGTTGAGTCCCACCACCGACAGTTCCCACCTCGATGGAAGGCATGGTGACAGAGACGTGAAGGTCTTTGCCATCGTTCACCGCCTCCATCATGGTGATGCAGTGAGAGCTCTCGACGTTCTGAGCCGGGTCCTGGCCCGTGGCTAGGTACACAGCCGACACGATGTTGCTCGCGTGAGCGTTGAAGCCGCCCAGAGCCCCGGCCATGGCAGAACCAGTGAGATTCTTCAGCATGTTCAGCTCCACAAGGGAAGCCACATTAGTCTTCAAGATTTTCTTCACCACATCTTCCTTGATTGTTGCCTCACACACAACTGACTTGCCTCTCCCCTCAATCCAGTTCACTGCTGCTGGCTTCTTGTCCGAGCAAAAGTTCCCTGTCCATTTCATTTCCTTCCATCAGTCgagaataatatataaacataaatgtgcaattcaactatcagcttagacttttatgTTTCAATTCAGATCACTATAATTACGAGAGGAATTGAGCGGGGTATACCAGATATGCCAAGGACATCCATGTCGGGGTATTTACTCTGGAGTAAATCAAGAACGTTTTGAACCCCCTTAGAGACCATGTTCATACCCATGGCGTCACCAGTACTGCAGCTAAACCTCATGTACAGATTTTTCCCAGCTATGGCACATTGGATGCTTTGCAATCTCccaaatctgcttgatctgcaGGTATCAAAGAAAACCGACCAAATCATTTAATGCTTAGAATATGTATATTGGAAATATGCTGAACTATATCATAGAAAGTTACTATCCAAAGTTATTCTCCCAAATTTTCTACATGGAACATAAAAAAAGGCAGGTGGAATAGCAAAACCATATGTAAATATGAATGCCAAAGAGTCAAATAGGTCTTCTAAATTTGATCAAAATAGCAATTATgctgtacaatttttttttaaaaatccaaataaattcttaaacttataaaaataaagcaattatgTCTACTTGACCtcctatttttttcttttaaattgatgcttatttgaaatattattattattattattagtttcaaaatattattattattgttattgttattattattattattattattattgcaacaAAGAGCTCTTTGTCATATGTAGAGTTCTCAAAATGGGCCCAACTCAGCAGGTTGGGTCCGTTTAACCCAGTTTTAGGTGGGTTAGGTTGAAACTTTTTAGCCCATGAATGTATTACTTGTCCTCATCCCACCCTCAAAGggtatacaaatatattttgtactttgtttgtatatattttttaaggtAATTGGTTTgtacatttaaaaatattattaatgaaaagaattaaACTCTTAACCTATCAATTAATCTAGCCCGAATAAGACTAATTATTCTATAGATActtgttagatttttttatagttatatatggagtatttattacataaattatagattttataaactttataacctaaaaatattataataaaaaataaaaatattacatataaatcatattagtgatatatatatatatatatatatatatatatacctcaaatcaattattattattatactacaaattacaaattaaaatctaGTTAATCTAAACGATCATTATGTTTATATGTATACAACCATACACATCTTAAAAAAGTCTAAGTCGTTTGATTGAATAATTATTACTCCATAATTGTTAACATAAAAGTTAAAGGTTGAAACTTTGAAGTATACAAAAATGAGCATAATAGTGCACTTACTTGTTGAAGGCAGCAGAGATGTTGTCAAAATTGGCGGGATCCTCAACGAAGAACTTCAACTCAGCAGCCCTTTTGGCAGTGCCAAATCTCACGACCGGAGCTCTGGTCATCCCATCTCTCAGCAGCATACTGGTGGCGCCGCCGGAAGCGGCGATCGCCTTGCAACCCCTATTGGTGCTGGCCACAAGGCACCCTTCCGTCGTGCCCATTGGAACCGAGTATTCTCTCCCGTCGAGCAAAAGCGGCCCAGCAATCCCCACCGGGATTTGCACGTACCCAACCGGCATCTCACAGCACTGCCCAAGAATGGAGTCGTAATTGAACCCTTCTAATGGAAGCCCTTCCAGGGATTTCCCGGTGATCCTCTGCAACGCCTCGCGGCGGATGGAGGCGGCGCGTTTAGTGTCTCCGAGCTTGGATTCCAGGGAATAGGAAGGGGTTTTGCCCTCCACGACGGATTTGATGATCTCCTCGTCGTCCGAGGATGACGCGGGGGTGATGATAATGGGGGCGGGTTTCTCGGCGGGAGTTGCGGACTTTGTTGGCTGCTCGGGAGCCACTGCGGCAATTTTTCGAACAGGTGGTGGGGGAACAGAGCAGCCAAGAGTAGTAGCGGCCGGCCACGGCCCACGACGGCTATCCTCTTCCAAAATATATTTCTCATTGTTCTCATCGTCCTCCACATCCCAAATATCCTGATTCCCCTTCAAGGCGGATTGAACAAATCCGACCCCGAAAAACCCTAAAAGATAAATCGCCGACACGAACAGCCCCGCCATAGCCGCGAGCTCCGACAAAGTCACCACGTGGAGAGGAATAGAGTTCCGGATCTTCTCCCGCCACCGCTGGAGCAGAAAATACATAACAGAAAAGAACATGGTGAAGAAAACCCCATTGGTAAGATACAAAGGGAGTGAAATCCCATCCGAAGCATTAGGAGGGGAAACAGAGCTCAATTTGTGTGGTTTCAAAGGCTCATCGGCGGCAGAGTAAACAGACTTATTTGATCGCCGGCGAACGTCCATTCTTAAAAATCCGACAAAATCCCTACGCTGCGAATACCGATCACTTTGCGGAATTCGCCGATGGGGTGTTGTCGGATTTGGGTGAGGAAGAAGCGGAGATATCGGAAGAATACTTATAGCAAAAATGGCGGTTGGCGCGCTACAGTAGCGGCCCATGTGCAgtcaaacatttttattttttatttttacttttaaataatttattttgttttttagttaACATGGCTGGCTATACCCTTCTTACGTcgttttttgagaattttaattttgttggaaaTTTAGTTAGTCAAGATTGACTGTTGAAATATGCAAAATAGAAGCAGACAGAAAATTGGATTAACAAGATCATTTATAactcaatttttataataatatatgtaaagattatattaaatataaaatgcaAAATATATAGGAAATTTCTAATTATGTGTTGTACTAAATGTCTcttttaaaatggaaaaaaggaCATGCATATTCTGGgcacaacaaagaaaaagagaaaattaaattgacatataaagaaaattttcttttatttatttatttaggataaaatattatgttaaatatattaaaaaatcctcttatatatatagggcaTGATCAAATGAAAACATGATCATCCtgtacaaattaaaaagtgaTGATTGATCTATTCTTCGGGTTCATGAATGAGGTTTTAGTAAAACAAACActtgattaattttataattattgagaaTTTTTAAAAGCGAAcctcattttataattattgcaaaattgaaagtttagtaattataaaatctGAACATTTGATTTCTCAATATGTCCACACTTTATATAGGGGATGTGTTCTTACATGATATAGGGAGGGATCTAGAAAATTCATGTAAGGGGTTTTAGAATTatagtataaatttataatgtcAATCAACATCAGCACTGATCATACatgatatcattatatatatcatatgtaattatactatgtattatcgataataatttttaattatactttatgTAACGATTGGCACTAATGTCAATCAATACTTTATAATTTTccacaaaacacaaaatatatgcAATAATAATCTTGCTTGACACTCTCCTGTCAACTAAAAAGTCGTTAATTACTTTGTTGATGGTgatttttttacataattaactgatattcattttaataattaacttaatatttcaaaatttgatggATGGTACGAAACTCAAAATCATGAATTAAAAaacttatattaatattaattttttcaatttcaaaactaatCTTTTCAATTAGCAAATGTATATTCTAAAAAGTgtagataaataataaaaatacataataactaactaattatttacttaatttatttctttttatttggtGAATTTGAACTTCCATATGTTTTTGACtaatttaatatatgtataataaatttaaaagaaacttGAGGGAGAccaaatttttatttcataatataataatatatacataaatatttattgctCCATAAATTTTAGCCTTTTTTGGGGTGGGTGAGGGTGGGGGTGGAGGGCCATGGCCCCCCTACTCACCCACGTACCTTCACCCCTGACATATTGACACCTTAAATTGTCAGATATGACAAGAAGGGTACTAAATTTATGgttttattactattttttttttaagggtacTAAATtggtatgtaattatgtatCATTCGTCTGTTTGGCAATCCTTATTTCATGCTCGTAATTCATCATAAGCATTGTCAACCTTTATCTAAATTatgtattaataattaaaatattatgcattcaatttatttatctacaatttacatattataaatttatattaagaTCAGATTAAGTACATAATTCGTTCGTTGACCAAAACTAAGGTACATAATAATACATTACCTACAAGTATATAATTTAGATCAAGCTCATAACGCATGTGTATAGTGGAtcttgatccatgatataatttccGTCTGTTTtgtaaatacaacattttgatATGTAAAATACTATATAAAATACTATAACAACATGTAATATATACAAGATATAAGCTTAACACGATTTAACTATAAATCATAAGCGCACGAAAAATATATCTCAAATTGTAAAATTTGATCAGGAATGAATCAATTCGTACTcatcaatctatatatatatatatatatatgtcttttaattatataaataaatattctaaCATTAATCCTCATTTAGTTACGTTGTAACATAGAAAATGGTAGTGTTGGGCATTTATCATTATGGTGTTTggtttcataaaaaaatataaaatcactaTGGTGTTTGGGAAATAGGACACTTAGGTATGTACTATACAAAAACTAATTTAGTTAGGTAGTGTACCCCAAACTTTAAAGGACACCGTGGTTCACATAGTATTGTGGACCTTGGATCAAAGTAATGTCGTTTTGATATTTAAGTTTTAACAGATTCGGCAGTTTCTCATTTCTCATGttttaatacaaattttaatttattctaggtATAGAATCAATACTCTTAAGGTACAACCAAACGTATAAGCACAATATTTAAAaccaatacataaaatatattaattttttttacttcaagttATCTCTGCAGATTCAGAGCTTGAGAGACATCATCTATGCCATTGGCGAAACATATTGATTTTGCCatgctcaattaattaggtCCTAATTATTAGGAGAAAGAAGTGATTTGGGACAAAATTTATGTGTTTATTGTAGAtctgttttttatttcttttaagtagctagctcaaaaataaatattgggccctctaaaaatataattgaggTCTTGTGCTATTGCCCATCTTGCACGCCTTAAAATCCGGCAATGTGGCCAACAAATGCTAGACTTTTGCTCCTTGTGCGCAAGGAGTCTCCTCATTTTGAGAGGATAATTGTGTTTTCTTTTGACAACAAAGCACTTAGGCTGCAACTACTATCCGAATACGCTTTTTGGGTGAAGCCTTCTTTGTGATTATAGTCGACAAATAAGCACAATAAAGTAAAACCATCACAGGTTGCTCATAGCTAActggttcaaaccaagaaggtcattAGACAACTCTTATAAtgagtcaaatttaaaatcttatactccgtaattactAAGTCAACTATTCCAACTCAGAGCCTTGGAACCTTGTGAACAATATAATTGTGTTTTCTATTTATACTTTGAACATATACAAGTATTTTCTACTCAACACTCATCATCCTTTACTCAAATTGAACATATTTCTAATTTGCACATTTTCTTCataatttaattctttaatttgatctgaagtaaaatatatataattccaaagatcttaattttataataatatattaaagccagccaaaaagaaaagataacaataatatatactagTTGGAATGACCTTGCCTGACTATTAATGCTGTTgtacaaatttgaaaaaaatggcACTTTTCTTTATACTATTTGTACGTCATGAAACCATatgattaatttattatggGTTACATAATcaaattacctttttttttttcttcaaataatcaatatacgataaatattataattacttcTGCGTATGCTGCCACTGTTGGACCATTCTTGCTGTCTTGCTGAACATTCTTGACAAAAGGACCTTCAATCATACACATaacaactgaaaaaaaaaaattacaaatttatagtaTATTGAAATCATTCAACACAAGGCGGctggaaattaaaataaattaatttgtatataatgTTGGGTGGTAGGGaatttaataattcaaaaatactCTTAAAAAGTAATCCAATGATAGGTTACAAATACTAGTGCACACTCATATCCCATTGAGTTGAGAATACTTTTAATAAGTAACATTTATCCCAAATTATGTGTGAGAGAGGGGCATCTTTGCAAATAATTCAAAATCTTTAGAATGTTAAAGAGTGAAATCCTTTTTTGATCCTATACTTATTGAGtgttggacacatttagtccgattttattaattttgacacatttaatccAGACTTAATAAAAGTTGGTTGGACAGTTTTAGTCCACCGTCCAAATTGACTTTAAACCACCGTGAAATTTAAGGGCATTTTCGTCCTTTCAAATGCTATTCTTCATCAGCCCATTTTTATGTTGATTTCACCGTAAAAAGACATAGTCCCCGCTGCATAATTTCGATAATGGCTATGGAGCTGGAAAGATCAAAGTCGTAGCTGCATAATTTCACGCTGCCTTGTGAGTTGAAGTGGGGGAATCAAAAGTTCTTGAGATGCGCTAAGATGGATTCGAATGGGGAAATCTCTGCAGTTCACTAGAGGTCCTACGGATCGTCGGAGCCGTCGGGGAGGAGGAGGGTTCAGCTCCAGCGGCAGCCATGGCTCAGCGTCGCGGATCAAAAGAGGCCAGAAATTCGGGTCCGATGTCGACAACGGGATCATCACAGTGAGGGAGAAGCTGATGTTTGATCTCTAGAAGGCGGcaaaaaaagatgaaagataCGATTTTTAGGGAGGATTTGGAGGGCGAGGAAAGGCGGCGGGTGGTGGCGGTGGATGTGGAGGAaccgtcgccgccgccgccatcgTCGCCGCCGCTCTTGCCGGTACTGGGTTCGACATTTGGGGCCACAGTTACAAGCATAGCCGCCATTATGTTGCCGATCTGAACAATCAACCTCTCAAATTACACAGCGAAAGTGTTTGGCAGATCGAAGGAGCTGCGCTCTCTACCATTCACGTGACACCAGAAGACGGTTTTAGTTATGCGAGCTTTGAAGCTGTTGGATACGATCTGGAAGCGGTGAAACTATCAACGATGATCGAGAGGGCGTTGAGATGTTTTGAACCGAGTGAGTTTTCTGTTGCTGTTTATGCTGATGTTGCTGGTAAGCTGCTCGACCAGAATTGCTCTCTCGATGTTAAAGGGTATTGCCTCGGGGAGAAAAGCGTTACGTTGAAGAGTTTGGGGTTGGTTGTGGTTCTGTTATCTACCAGAAGTTTTGTGGGGCTGCTTTTACCTGTTGTGGTTCACCGAAGTCTGTTCTTCAAAGCTGCTGGAAACAGGAAGATAAAGAAGAAAAGCAGTAGTGTTGAGggttgtttttcatttttcatttttaagttTTGTTTAAGGAGTCTTGTTTGTTGTTCATCCCTGTTGCATTGATGTTCTTGTGTTTCTGCTAAATAATGTTGTTGTGTGCAGTCCAATTAGTTGGGCTGTGGACAAGGAAACGGTTTCTTCTGTATTGTCATCTGGTTAAGCTttcttaaacaaaaaaaaaaaaaaaaagtgtttggcAGAGTGTTAACACATAACAGAGCAGTGATAATGACTATGGTGTAGGGTTCTATTTCCTTCTTTGGCGGAGTGTTAACACAGAACAGAGCAGTGAGAATGACTATGGTGTAGGGTTCTAGTTCCTTTTTTGGAGAAGCTGGCGAATTGGAAATGAAGCTTTTGAGTTAATTAAACTGTGGCCCCAAAGGTTTGAGTTTTCACATTTAAATCAACATAAAAATGGGGCTGATGAAGAATAGCATTTGAAaggacgaaaatgcccttcaATTTCACAGTGGTTTAACGTCAATTTGgacagtggactaaaagtgtctaACTTTTATTAAGTCTGGATCaaatgtggcaaaattaataaaaccggactaaatgtgtccaacactcaatgttaaattatatttatactagtgCAAACTCATATCTCTTTTCAATGTGGGATAAATGTTACTTAAAAGTCTTCCCAAACTCCATTTCTCCCAACTCAATGGTACACTTTGAAAGTCAATTTATGATTCACCAATTATCTATTATgaacgtataatatatcaaattcatcaTCTCAACTAAGAAAATttgaatccactttgacacGAACCAAACCAAATCTCACTCAAATTAATAGTTTAATACCTAAAAATGGCACGTAAAATACCAATGCAtactaattttttcaacaatcccccacataaataaaaaaaaatttcgggATTGAAAAATTACACGATAGTATTCAACGGATGATCCCTAGCTGCATAAGATAGGtaggtgttaccctttgaaccCTCCATCATTAATGTATACTTACTTTACTGGTTGTCTAATAGAACGTGATGTCTTTGAACTGTACTGTACTGCCGCTTGTATAAACGATAATAAATCTTACACATGAACCTCCAAACGTTTGTTCAATTATCATGGATGTGCTCGTTTTGACCATGGAACACCTTGCCTGGCCTAGTTTTGTGAGAGTTTCTAAAGAGCTGAGCCCATGCAATTCTCATTTGAAACGACCTCACTTCTTTGTCTCATACGTGATTCTTTTTCCAAGTATCTCGCATACTCAACTCATGTCATTGACATTTAAATCATTAAAGCATGTATACATACTAAC
This portion of the Ipomoea triloba cultivar NCNSP0323 chromosome 5, ASM357664v1 genome encodes:
- the LOC116020998 gene encoding 3-hydroxy-3-methylglutaryl-coenzyme A reductase 1-like: MDVRRRSNKSVYSAADEPLKPHKLSSVSPPNASDGISLPLYLTNGVFFTMFFSVMYFLLQRWREKIRNSIPLHVVTLSELAAMAGLFVSAIYLLGFFGVGFVQSALKGNQDIWDVEDDENNEKYILEEDSRRGPWPAATTLGCSVPPPPVRKIAAVAPEQPTKSATPAEKPAPIIITPASSSDDEEIIKSVVEGKTPSYSLESKLGDTKRAASIRREALQRITGKSLEGLPLEGFNYDSILGQCCEMPVGYVQIPVGIAGPLLLDGREYSVPMGTTEGCLVASTNRGCKAIAASGGATSMLLRDGMTRAPVVRFGTAKRAAELKFFVEDPANFDNISAAFNKSSRFGRLQSIQCAIAGKNLYMRFSCSTGDAMGMNMVSKGVQNVLDLLQSKYPDMDVLGISGNFCSDKKPAAVNWIEGRGKSVVCEATIKEDVVKKILKTNVASLVELNMLKNLTGSAMAGALGGFNAHASNIVSAVYLATGQDPAQNVESSHCITMMEAVNDGKDLHVSVTMPSIEVGTVGGGTQLASQAACLNLLGVKGANRDAPGSNARLLATVVAGAVLAGELSLMSAIAAGQLVNSHMKYNRSNKDVTKA